The following coding sequences are from one Mycobacterium bourgelatii window:
- a CDS encoding metal-dependent hydrolase family protein, whose amino-acid sequence MLTLKAAGLLDVDGGEIVRPGVLRIEGDRIIGVGPDQQGPEGEILDLGDQILLPGLMDMEVNLLMGGRGERPGLSQVQDDPPTRVLRAVGNARRTLRAGFTTVRNLGLFVKTGGYLLDVALGKAIDAGWIDGPRIVPAGHAITPTGGHLDPTMFAAFAPHALELTVEEGIANGVDEIRKAVRYQIKHGAQLIKVCCSGGVMSLTGPPGAQHYSDDELRAIVDEAHRRGLRVAAHTHGADAVKHAVAAGIDCIEHGFLVDDEAIATMVEHGTFLVSTRRLAEAMDVSHAPPELQAKAAEMFPMSRTSILAAFNAGVKIAVGSDAPAIPHGKNADELVTLVEWGLPPLAVLRAATVTAAELINANDLGRLTEGMLADVIAVPGNPLDDITVTRDVGFVMKGGKVFVNAAANSAANQN is encoded by the coding sequence GTGCTGACGCTCAAGGCGGCCGGGCTCCTCGACGTTGACGGCGGGGAGATCGTCCGGCCCGGTGTGCTGCGGATCGAAGGCGACCGGATCATAGGCGTCGGCCCGGACCAGCAAGGCCCAGAAGGCGAAATCCTCGATCTTGGGGACCAGATCCTGCTGCCCGGCCTGATGGACATGGAGGTCAACCTCCTGATGGGCGGGCGCGGGGAGAGACCCGGCCTGTCGCAGGTTCAGGACGATCCGCCGACCCGGGTGTTGCGCGCCGTCGGCAACGCACGCCGCACCCTGCGCGCCGGGTTCACGACCGTGCGCAATCTCGGACTCTTCGTCAAGACCGGTGGGTACCTGCTGGATGTCGCGCTGGGCAAGGCGATTGACGCGGGCTGGATCGACGGCCCCCGAATTGTTCCTGCCGGACATGCGATTACGCCGACGGGCGGACACCTCGACCCGACGATGTTCGCCGCGTTCGCACCGCACGCGCTGGAACTGACCGTCGAGGAAGGCATCGCCAACGGGGTCGATGAAATCCGCAAGGCGGTGCGTTACCAGATCAAGCACGGCGCGCAGCTGATCAAGGTGTGTTGTTCGGGCGGAGTCATGTCATTGACGGGTCCGCCCGGGGCACAGCACTATTCGGACGATGAGCTGCGCGCGATCGTCGACGAGGCACACCGGCGCGGATTGCGCGTGGCGGCGCACACGCACGGCGCCGACGCCGTCAAACACGCGGTGGCCGCCGGCATCGACTGCATCGAACACGGCTTTCTCGTCGATGACGAAGCCATCGCGACGATGGTCGAGCACGGCACCTTCCTGGTGAGCACCCGGCGCTTGGCCGAAGCTATGGACGTGTCACATGCACCACCCGAACTGCAGGCCAAGGCCGCCGAAATGTTCCCCATGTCGCGAACGTCGATTCTTGCGGCGTTCAATGCCGGGGTGAAGATCGCCGTCGGCAGCGACGCACCCGCAATACCGCACGGGAAGAACGCCGACGAACTGGTCACCCTGGTCGAATGGGGCCTACCGCCGTTGGCGGTACTGCGCGCGGCCACGGTGACCGCGGCCGAACTCATCAACGCAAACGATCTCGGCCGGCTCACCGAGGGCATGCTCGCCGATGTCATCGCCGTGCCCGGAAACCCCTTGGACGACATCACCGTTACCCGTGATGTCGGCTTCGTCATGAAAGGCGGCAAGGTCTTTGTCAACGCAGCAGCCAACTCAGCAGCCAACCAGAACTGA
- a CDS encoding acyl-CoA dehydrogenase family protein produces the protein MEFELTEDQELIRRSVAELASKFDDHYWMEKDQAHEFPTEFYRAIADGGWLGMTIPTEYGGHGLGITEATILLEEVAKSGGAMNAASAIHLSIFGMQPVVVHGSEELKARTLPPVARGEVHVCFGVTEPGAGLDTSRITTFAKRDGDRYIVNGRKVWISKALESDKILLLTRTKSYDEVTKKTDGMTLFLTDLDRSRVDIRPIRKMGRNAVSSNELFIDNLEIPVEDRIGEEGKGFHYILDGLNPERMLIAAEALGIGRVALAKAVKYGNEREVFGRPIGMNQGLQFPLADSLARLDAAELMLRKATWLYDNGKPCGREANTAKYLCADAGFTAADRALQTHGGMGYAEEYHVTRYFREARLMKIAPVSQEMILNFLGSHVLKLPRSY, from the coding sequence ATGGAATTTGAGCTGACCGAGGATCAGGAACTGATCCGACGGTCCGTGGCCGAGTTGGCGTCGAAGTTCGACGACCACTACTGGATGGAAAAAGACCAGGCGCACGAATTCCCCACCGAGTTCTACCGGGCCATCGCCGACGGCGGCTGGCTCGGGATGACCATCCCGACCGAATACGGCGGCCACGGGCTCGGTATCACCGAGGCCACGATCCTCCTCGAGGAGGTGGCGAAATCCGGTGGCGCGATGAACGCCGCCAGCGCGATTCACCTGTCGATCTTCGGCATGCAACCGGTGGTGGTGCACGGCTCCGAGGAGCTCAAGGCGCGGACGCTGCCACCCGTCGCGCGCGGCGAGGTGCACGTCTGCTTCGGGGTGACCGAGCCCGGTGCCGGCCTGGACACGTCGCGCATCACCACGTTCGCCAAGCGTGATGGTGACCGCTACATCGTCAACGGCCGCAAGGTGTGGATCTCCAAGGCCTTGGAGTCCGACAAGATCCTGTTGCTCACCCGGACCAAGTCCTACGACGAGGTCACCAAGAAGACCGACGGGATGACGCTGTTCCTCACCGATCTTGACCGCAGCCGGGTCGACATCCGCCCGATCCGCAAGATGGGGCGCAACGCCGTCAGCTCCAACGAGCTGTTCATCGACAACCTGGAGATTCCCGTCGAAGACCGAATCGGCGAGGAAGGCAAGGGATTTCATTACATTCTCGACGGCCTGAATCCGGAGCGGATGCTGATCGCGGCCGAGGCCCTCGGGATCGGCAGGGTCGCGTTGGCAAAGGCCGTGAAATACGGCAACGAACGAGAGGTGTTCGGCCGTCCCATCGGGATGAACCAGGGCCTGCAGTTCCCGCTTGCCGACTCGTTGGCGCGCCTGGACGCCGCCGAACTGATGCTGCGCAAGGCCACCTGGCTCTACGACAACGGCAAACCCTGTGGGCGCGAAGCCAATACGGCCAAATATCTGTGTGCCGACGCCGGATTCACCGCGGCGGACCGGGCGTTGCAGACCCACGGTGGCATGGGTTATGCGGAGGAGTATCACGTCACGCGGTACTTCCGCGAGGCGCGGTTGATGAAGATCGCGCCGGTCAGCCAGGAGATGATCCTCAATTTCCTGGGCTCGCACGTGTTGAAACTGCCGCGCAGCTACTAG
- a CDS encoding aromatic ring-hydroxylating oxygenase subunit alpha has protein sequence MAHFPKPAAGSWTENYPELGTAPVDYTDSIDPAFFEAEREAIFKRTWLNVGRVNRLPRTGSYFTKELPSAGKGMSVIIVKTKDGSIKAYHNVCRHRGNKLVWNDFPHEETSGTCRQFTCKYHAWRYSLDGDLTFIQQEDEFFNVDKADYGLVPVRCEVWEGFIFINFDQNAEPLVDYLGPLGKGIEGYPFGAMTETYSYRAEVGSNWKLFIDAFAEFYHAPVLHQGQYTKEEAAKIMKYGFEALHYELASPHGMLSTWGGQAPPADMSMVKPMDQVLRSGLFGPWDKPEVIANLDQLPPGINPKKVRQWGIDAWHFFPNFMLLIWEPGWFLTYHYWPTAVDKHIFECTLYFVPPKNARERLAQELAAVTFKEYALQDANTLEATQTMIGTKVVSDFPLCDQEILLRHLHKVTDDYVTGWKKEVANRGVTV, from the coding sequence TTGGCTCACTTCCCGAAGCCAGCCGCCGGAAGCTGGACCGAGAACTACCCCGAGCTGGGCACCGCGCCGGTCGACTACACCGACTCGATCGACCCGGCCTTCTTCGAAGCCGAGCGCGAGGCGATCTTCAAGCGAACCTGGCTCAACGTCGGACGGGTAAACCGCTTGCCTCGCACCGGCAGCTACTTCACCAAAGAGCTGCCGTCGGCGGGCAAAGGTATGTCGGTAATCATCGTCAAGACCAAGGACGGCTCGATCAAGGCGTACCACAACGTCTGCCGTCACCGCGGAAACAAGTTGGTGTGGAACGACTTTCCACATGAGGAGACGTCAGGCACCTGCCGGCAGTTCACCTGCAAATACCACGCCTGGCGGTACAGCCTGGACGGCGATCTCACCTTCATCCAGCAAGAGGACGAGTTCTTCAACGTCGACAAGGCCGACTACGGCCTGGTACCGGTGCGGTGCGAAGTCTGGGAAGGCTTCATTTTCATCAACTTTGACCAGAACGCCGAGCCGCTGGTCGACTACCTGGGACCGCTGGGCAAAGGCATCGAGGGGTATCCCTTCGGCGCGATGACCGAAACATATTCGTACCGGGCCGAAGTCGGCAGCAACTGGAAGTTGTTCATCGACGCCTTCGCCGAGTTCTACCACGCTCCCGTACTGCACCAAGGCCAGTACACCAAGGAAGAAGCCGCCAAGATCATGAAGTACGGCTTCGAGGCACTGCATTACGAATTGGCCAGTCCGCACGGGATGCTCTCCACCTGGGGTGGCCAGGCGCCACCGGCGGACATGAGCATGGTCAAGCCGATGGACCAGGTGCTGCGCAGCGGATTGTTCGGTCCGTGGGACAAGCCCGAAGTCATCGCCAACCTCGATCAGTTGCCGCCGGGAATCAACCCGAAGAAGGTCAGGCAGTGGGGCATCGACGCCTGGCACTTCTTCCCGAACTTCATGCTGCTGATCTGGGAACCCGGCTGGTTCCTGACCTATCACTACTGGCCCACTGCGGTGGACAAGCACATCTTCGAGTGCACGCTGTATTTCGTCCCGCCAAAGAATGCTCGGGAGCGCCTGGCGCAGGAACTGGCGGCGGTGACCTTCAAGGAATACGCACTGCAGGACGCCAACACGCTGGAAGCGACCCAGACCATGATCGGCACCAAGGTGGTGAGCGACTTTCCGCTGTGCGACCAGGAGATCCTCCTGCGTCACCTGCACAAGGTGACCGACGACTACGTGACCGGCTGGAAGAAGGAGGTTGCCAACCGTGGCGTTACCGTCTGA
- a CDS encoding carboxymuconolactone decarboxylase family protein yields MRLPPLPADQWDEAVQKSLAGMLPPERRNPRGAGNALSTFAHHPALAKAFLGFNVHLFNSTLPARIRELAVLRVAHRRQCAYEWTHHANMAKRLGVTDEEIEAVRFPQEWGGRLDDFERAVITGVDELDEKSELSDQTWAALGARLDHRQLMDYVFTVGCYTTLAMAFNTFGVEVERDGIDHGA; encoded by the coding sequence ATGCGCCTGCCGCCGCTGCCTGCCGACCAGTGGGACGAGGCTGTCCAAAAGTCACTCGCCGGCATGCTGCCCCCCGAGCGTCGCAACCCGCGGGGCGCCGGGAATGCGTTGTCGACGTTCGCCCATCACCCCGCGCTCGCCAAGGCATTCCTCGGGTTCAACGTGCACCTGTTCAACTCCACGTTGCCGGCCCGGATCCGCGAACTCGCCGTGCTGCGGGTCGCCCACCGGCGCCAGTGCGCCTACGAATGGACGCATCACGCGAACATGGCCAAACGGTTGGGCGTCACCGACGAAGAAATCGAGGCCGTACGGTTCCCCCAGGAGTGGGGCGGCCGCTTAGACGATTTCGAGCGTGCCGTAATCACCGGGGTCGACGAACTGGACGAAAAGTCCGAGCTTTCCGACCAGACCTGGGCCGCACTCGGCGCTCGCCTGGACCACCGTCAACTCATGGACTACGTCTTCACCGTCGGTTGTTACACCACGCTGGCCATGGCCTTCAACACATTTGGTGTCGAGGTCGAGCGAGACGGCATCGACCACGGGGCATAG
- a CDS encoding amidohydrolase family protein, which translates to MNKEDMILISVDDHTVEPPNMFKNHLPKKYIDDAPRLVHNADGSDMWKFRDTVIPNVALNAVAGRPKEEYGIEPTGLDEIRPGCYNVDERIKDMNAGGILASICFPSFPGFAGRLFATEDPDFSLALVQAYNDWHIEEWCGAYPARFIPMAIPVIWDPELCAAEVRRVAKKGVHALSFTENPAAMGYPSFHSQHWKPLWEALCDTNTVMNIHIGSSGRLAITAPDAPMDVMITLQPMNIVQAAADLLWSWPIKEYPDLKIALSEGGTGWIPYFLERVDRTYEMHSTWTKQNFGGKLPSEVFRDHFLTCFISDKVGVSLRNRIGIDNICWEADYPHSDSMWPGAPEELWDVLSANNVPDDEINKITHQNAMRWYSFDPFTHITPEQATVGALRKAAEGHDVSIRSLSHHKETREGSSFAEFAAAAKQITGNQD; encoded by the coding sequence ATGAACAAAGAGGACATGATCCTCATCAGCGTCGACGACCACACGGTCGAGCCGCCAAACATGTTCAAGAACCATCTGCCCAAGAAATACATCGACGACGCGCCGCGGTTGGTGCACAACGCCGACGGTTCTGACATGTGGAAGTTCCGCGACACGGTGATACCTAACGTGGCGCTCAACGCCGTCGCCGGCCGGCCCAAGGAGGAATACGGGATCGAGCCCACCGGTCTGGATGAGATTCGGCCGGGCTGCTACAACGTCGACGAGCGGATCAAGGACATGAATGCCGGCGGCATTCTCGCCTCGATCTGCTTTCCGTCCTTCCCGGGCTTCGCCGGGCGTCTGTTCGCCACCGAGGATCCCGACTTCTCGCTGGCTTTGGTGCAGGCCTACAACGACTGGCACATCGAGGAATGGTGCGGCGCGTACCCGGCCCGGTTCATTCCGATGGCGATCCCGGTGATCTGGGACCCCGAGTTGTGCGCCGCCGAGGTACGTCGGGTCGCGAAGAAGGGCGTGCACGCGCTGAGCTTCACCGAAAACCCCGCCGCGATGGGCTATCCCAGCTTCCACAGCCAGCACTGGAAGCCGCTGTGGGAAGCGTTGTGCGACACCAACACCGTGATGAACATCCACATCGGGTCCTCGGGGCGGCTGGCCATCACCGCGCCCGACGCGCCGATGGACGTGATGATCACGTTGCAGCCGATGAACATCGTGCAGGCCGCTGCGGACCTGCTGTGGTCGTGGCCCATCAAGGAGTACCCGGACCTCAAGATCGCGCTCTCCGAGGGCGGGACGGGCTGGATTCCCTACTTCTTGGAGCGCGTCGACCGGACCTACGAGATGCACTCGACCTGGACGAAGCAGAACTTCGGCGGCAAGTTGCCGTCGGAGGTGTTCCGCGACCACTTCCTGACCTGCTTCATCAGCGACAAGGTGGGGGTGTCGCTGCGTAACAGGATCGGCATCGACAACATCTGCTGGGAGGCGGACTACCCGCACAGCGACTCAATGTGGCCGGGCGCTCCCGAAGAGTTGTGGGATGTGCTGTCGGCCAACAATGTGCCCGATGACGAGATCAACAAGATCACCCACCAGAACGCGATGCGCTGGTACTCCTTCGACCCGTTCACGCACATCACGCCGGAGCAGGCGACCGTCGGCGCGTTGCGCAAGGCCGCCGAGGGGCACGACGTGTCCATTCGGTCGCTGAGTCACCACAAGGAGACCCGAGAGGGTTCGTCGTTCGCGGAATTCGCCGCTGCTGCGAAACAGATCACCGGCAATCAGGACTGA